A genome region from Dickeya dadantii NCPPB 898 includes the following:
- a CDS encoding multidrug ABC transporter permease/ATP-binding protein: MELLRLVYRQYRWPFLTVILLSLASAALGIGLIAFINRQLIEAVSPTLQVLPGFIGLLILLMAVTLASQLALTVLGHHFVCRLRGQLIKRILDTGLERLRQIGPAQLQASLASDIRTITMAFVRLPELVQGIILTFGCAAYLAWLSPRMMLVTALWVALTIWGGYWLVSRVYRHFSRVREEENRLHEDYQRVIDGCKELSLNRDRARQLYEQDFQRHADDYRHHIIRADTYHLSAINWSNIMMLGAIGAVFFMANSLGWADNAVAATYSLILLFLRTPLLQAVGAFPTLVSAQVAFDKLRQLRLVDYQAGFSSAPAPGQWQILTLRDVCFRYDDGGFEVGPINLTLRRGELVFLIGGNGSGKSTLAMLLTGLYTPVSGELTLDDRPVPLEQYQTLFSAVFTDFHLFDRLMGPQGGAPDASLVSDWLDRLNMRQKLHITEQRILNLSLSQGQRKRVALLLAVAEQRDILLLDEWAADQDPQFRRVFYQVLLPQLRAEGKTVIAISHDDHYFEQADRLLEMRAGALVELVGDARREASRDAVARISLAEVNAAENRSLIQ; this comes from the coding sequence ATGGAGTTACTTCGCCTGGTCTACCGGCAGTATCGCTGGCCGTTCCTGACCGTCATCTTGCTTAGCCTTGCCAGCGCGGCGTTGGGGATCGGTTTGATCGCCTTCATTAACCGGCAACTGATTGAGGCCGTTAGTCCGACTTTGCAGGTGTTACCGGGGTTCATCGGCTTGCTGATATTGCTGATGGCGGTGACGCTGGCTTCGCAACTGGCGCTGACCGTGCTGGGCCACCATTTTGTCTGCCGCCTGCGCGGGCAACTGATCAAACGTATTCTCGACACCGGGCTGGAGCGGCTGCGGCAGATTGGTCCCGCGCAGTTGCAGGCCAGCCTTGCCAGCGATATCCGCACCATCACGATGGCGTTTGTACGCCTGCCGGAACTGGTGCAGGGCATCATTCTGACGTTCGGCTGCGCCGCCTATCTGGCCTGGCTTTCCCCCCGCATGATGCTGGTGACGGCGTTGTGGGTGGCGCTCACCATCTGGGGCGGTTACTGGCTGGTTTCCCGCGTGTATCGCCATTTCAGCCGGGTGCGCGAAGAGGAAAACCGGCTGCACGAAGATTACCAACGGGTGATCGACGGCTGTAAAGAGCTGTCGCTGAACCGTGACCGGGCGCGCCAGCTATACGAGCAGGACTTTCAGCGCCATGCCGACGACTACCGTCACCATATTATCCGGGCGGATACCTACCATCTGAGCGCCATCAACTGGTCGAATATCATGATGCTGGGCGCGATCGGCGCGGTGTTCTTTATGGCCAACAGTCTGGGCTGGGCCGATAACGCGGTGGCCGCCACCTATTCCCTGATTTTGCTGTTTTTGCGCACGCCGCTGCTGCAGGCGGTGGGCGCGTTTCCTACGCTGGTCAGCGCTCAGGTGGCGTTTGATAAGCTGCGCCAGTTGAGGCTGGTCGATTATCAGGCGGGTTTTTCGTCGGCGCCCGCCCCCGGTCAGTGGCAAATCCTGACGCTGCGTGATGTCTGCTTTCGCTACGACGACGGCGGGTTTGAAGTCGGGCCGATCAATCTTACGTTGCGGCGCGGCGAGCTGGTGTTTCTGATCGGCGGCAACGGCAGCGGCAAGTCAACGCTGGCGATGCTGTTGACCGGATTATATACGCCGGTGTCGGGCGAGCTGACGCTGGATGACCGGCCGGTGCCGCTGGAGCAGTATCAGACGCTGTTTTCGGCGGTGTTTACCGATTTCCACCTGTTCGATCGCCTGATGGGGCCGCAGGGCGGCGCGCCGGACGCATCGCTGGTATCCGACTGGCTCGACCGGCTCAATATGCGCCAGAAACTGCACATCACGGAACAGCGCATCCTGAATCTGTCGCTCTCGCAAGGGCAGCGCAAGCGGGTGGCGCTGCTGCTGGCGGTGGCGGAGCAGCGCGATATTCTGCTGCTGGACGAGTGGGCCGCCGATCAGGACCCGCAATTCCGCCGGGTGTTTTATCAGGTGTTATTGCCGCAGCTGCGCGCGGAGGGGAAAACCGTTATCGCCATCAGCCATGACGACCACTATTTCGAACAGGCGGACCGGTTGCTGGAAATGCGCGCCGGCGCGCTGGTGGAGCTGGTTGGCGACGCCCGTCGCGAGGCAAGCCGCGATGCGGTCGCCCGCATCAGCCTCGCTGAAGTGAATGCCGCTGAAAATAGGTCGCTTATTCAGTGA
- a CDS encoding asparaginase, translated as MERWFKSLFIIAFLFVSTANAADKLPNIVILATGGTIAGSAATGTQTTGYKAGALGVDTLINAVPEVKKLANVKGEQFANMASENMTGDVVLKLSQRVNALLARDDVDGVVITHGTDTLEESAYFLHLTVKSDKPVVFAAAMRPATAISADGPMNLLEAVRVASDKQSRGRGVLVVLNDRIGSARYITKSNASTLDSFRANEEGYLGVVIGNHIYYQNRLDKLHTNRSVFDVRGLASLPKVDILYGYQDDSEYLYDAAISHGVKGIVYAGMGAGSVSVRGIAGMRKAQDKGVVVMRSSRTGNGIVPPDEALPGLVADSLNPAHARILLMLALTRTSDPAVIQDYFHTY; from the coding sequence ATGGAACGATGGTTTAAATCTCTGTTTATTATTGCTTTCCTCTTTGTTTCTACGGCCAATGCGGCAGATAAACTGCCAAACATCGTCATTCTGGCGACCGGCGGTACTATTGCCGGTTCGGCGGCGACGGGTACCCAGACTACCGGTTACAAGGCCGGCGCGCTTGGCGTGGATACGCTGATCAACGCCGTGCCCGAGGTGAAAAAACTGGCGAACGTAAAAGGCGAGCAATTCGCCAACATGGCCAGCGAAAACATGACCGGCGATGTGGTGCTGAAACTGAGCCAGCGCGTGAACGCGCTGCTGGCGCGTGACGATGTGGACGGCGTGGTGATTACTCACGGTACGGACACGCTGGAGGAGTCGGCCTATTTCCTCCACCTGACGGTGAAAAGCGACAAGCCGGTGGTGTTTGCGGCGGCGATGCGCCCGGCCACGGCCATCAGCGCCGACGGCCCGATGAACCTGCTGGAAGCGGTTCGCGTGGCGAGCGACAAACAGTCTCGCGGCCGCGGCGTGCTGGTAGTGCTCAACGACCGTATCGGTTCCGCCCGTTATATCACCAAGAGCAATGCCTCGACGCTGGACAGTTTCCGGGCGAATGAAGAAGGTTATCTGGGCGTGGTGATCGGTAACCATATCTATTATCAGAATCGCCTCGACAAACTGCATACCAACCGTTCGGTATTCGATGTGCGCGGCCTGGCCTCGCTGCCGAAAGTCGATATTCTTTATGGGTATCAGGATGACTCGGAATACCTGTACGACGCCGCCATCAGCCACGGAGTGAAAGGCATCGTTTATGCCGGTATGGGCGCGGGTTCGGTATCGGTGCGTGGCATAGCCGGAATGCGCAAGGCGCAGGATAAAGGCGTGGTGGTGATGCGCTCTTCCCGCACCGGCAACGGCATCGTGCCGCCGGATGAAGCGCTGCCGGGCCTGGTCGCGGATTCGCTCAACCCGGCGCATGCCCGAATCCTGTTGATGCTGGCATTGACCCGCACCAGCGATCCGGCGGTGATCCAGGACTATTTCCACACCTATTGA
- the aroL gene encoding shikimate kinase AroL → MTQPIFMVGARGCGKTTVGDELARALGYEFVDTDIFMQHTSGLTVADVVAAEGWPGFRRRESEALHAVTAPNRIVATGGGMVLLEQNRRFMRAQGIVIYLHAPAQALAQRLQASPQAHQRPTLTGRPIAEEMEAVLREREALYQDVAHYVVDATQAPAVIVSELVQTLSLPAA, encoded by the coding sequence ATGACACAACCCATTTTTATGGTCGGTGCCAGAGGGTGCGGAAAAACCACGGTTGGCGATGAGCTGGCGCGGGCGCTTGGCTATGAGTTTGTCGATACGGATATTTTTATGCAGCACACCAGCGGCCTGACCGTGGCGGATGTGGTCGCCGCCGAAGGGTGGCCGGGATTTCGCCGCCGGGAAAGCGAGGCGCTGCACGCGGTAACGGCGCCGAACCGGATTGTGGCGACCGGCGGCGGTATGGTGCTGCTGGAACAGAATCGTCGGTTTATGCGCGCTCAGGGGATCGTTATCTACCTACACGCGCCGGCGCAGGCGCTGGCGCAGCGGTTGCAGGCCAGTCCGCAGGCGCATCAGCGGCCGACGTTGACCGGGCGGCCGATCGCCGAGGAGATGGAAGCGGTGCTCAGAGAGCGTGAAGCGCTGTATCAGGATGTGGCGCACTACGTGGTGGACGCCACCCAGGCGCCGGCCGTGATTGTTTCGGAACTGGTGCAGACGCTGAGTCTGCCGGCGGCCTGA